One Pseudodesulfovibrio cashew DNA window includes the following coding sequences:
- the cas2 gene encoding CRISPR-associated endonuclease Cas2 yields MLVLVSYDVSFENPDGKRRLQKIAKICENYGQRVQYSVFECVVDPAQWAQLRHRLLDAYDEEVDSLRFYFLGKNWQRRVEQHGAGEAYDPETDVLIL; encoded by the coding sequence ATGTTGGTTTTGGTAAGTTATGACGTGAGCTTCGAGAATCCGGACGGCAAGCGCCGCCTGCAGAAGATCGCCAAGATTTGCGAGAATTACGGTCAGCGGGTTCAGTACTCCGTGTTCGAGTGCGTGGTCGACCCGGCCCAGTGGGCACAATTGCGTCACCGCCTACTTGATGCCTACGACGAGGAGGTGGATAGCCTGCGGTTTTATTTCCTCGGTAAGAACTGGCAAAGGAGAGTGGAGCAGCACGGCGCGGGCGAGGCTTACGACCCGGAAACGGATGTGCTCATCCTGTAG
- the cas1c gene encoding type I-C CRISPR-associated endonuclease Cas1c yields the protein MKKLLNTLYVTSQGTYLSKDGECVVIRAENGQKKRFPVHVLDGIVCFGNVLCSPFLLGHCGEKGLALSFMTERGRYLAGVRGPQSGNVLLRREQYRQADDPVASADIARSVIAGKVVNSRAVLRRCLRDHGDRVDAGMLERAVCTLDECARRLQTPVSLDEARGMEGQAAGAYFAVFGQMVLQDEEAFSFDGRNRRPPLDAVNCLLSFVYTLLAHDVRSALEAVGLDPQVGFLHRDRPGRPGLALDVMEEFRSFMADRLVLSLINRGEVRARGFVTKESGAVFMDDDTRKTVLTAWQKRKQDEAMHPFLRERIPLGLAFHVQAQLIARSIRGDLDGYPPYYWK from the coding sequence ATGAAGAAACTCTTGAATACGCTCTATGTCACTTCCCAGGGGACCTATCTGTCAAAGGATGGCGAATGTGTGGTGATCCGGGCCGAGAACGGCCAGAAGAAGCGTTTCCCGGTCCATGTACTGGACGGCATCGTCTGCTTCGGCAACGTGCTGTGCAGCCCGTTCCTGCTGGGCCATTGCGGCGAGAAGGGGCTGGCGCTTTCATTCATGACCGAGCGCGGGCGGTATCTGGCCGGAGTGCGCGGCCCGCAGAGCGGCAATGTGCTGCTTCGCCGGGAGCAATACCGTCAGGCGGATGACCCCGTGGCGTCGGCGGATATCGCCCGGTCCGTCATAGCGGGGAAGGTCGTCAACTCGCGGGCGGTTCTGCGGCGCTGTCTCCGTGACCACGGGGACCGGGTGGATGCCGGGATGCTGGAGCGGGCCGTTTGCACCCTTGATGAGTGCGCCCGCCGCTTGCAAACCCCTGTTTCGCTGGATGAGGCGCGGGGCATGGAAGGCCAGGCGGCAGGGGCATACTTTGCCGTGTTCGGCCAGATGGTTCTGCAGGATGAGGAGGCGTTCTCGTTTGACGGACGCAACCGTCGTCCGCCGCTTGATGCGGTGAACTGCCTGCTTTCTTTCGTTTATACGCTGCTGGCTCATGATGTTCGGTCCGCCCTGGAGGCCGTGGGGCTCGATCCGCAAGTCGGTTTCCTGCACCGCGACCGGCCCGGGCGTCCCGGTCTTGCCCTGGACGTCATGGAGGAGTTCCGTTCGTTCATGGCGGACAGGCTGGTCCTGTCGCTCATCAATCGTGGCGAGGTCCGTGCACGCGGCTTCGTGACCAAGGAGAGCGGGGCGGTGTTCATGGACGACGACACGCGGAAGACGGTCCTGACCGCCTGGCAAAAGCGCAAGCAGGATGAGGCGATGCATCCGTTCCTCAGGGAGCGCATCCCGCTTGGCCTGGCCTTTCATGTTCAGGCGCAACTCATCGCCCGAAGCATACGGGGCGATCTGGACGGCTACCCGCCGTATTATTGGAAGTGA
- the cas4 gene encoding CRISPR-associated protein Cas4, with the protein MDRTLPLSALQHYLYCPRQCALIHVEKVWAENRFTAEGRLLHLRADSGSAGRRGGVAEDRAVPIRSDRLGLYGVADVVEMRPGPDGREIPYPVEYKRGSPKVEDWDRAQLCAQAMCLEEMLGAVIRDGAIFYGKPRRRERVVFDTPLRSLVEQSCRDMHTMVETAQTPPATHGKRCRGCSLKGACMPKTGQDVERYLLKGLEP; encoded by the coding sequence ATGGACCGGACCCTGCCCCTTTCCGCATTGCAGCACTATCTGTACTGCCCCCGGCAGTGCGCGCTCATCCATGTGGAAAAGGTCTGGGCCGAGAACCGTTTCACCGCCGAGGGGCGGCTGCTGCACCTCCGTGCCGATTCCGGTTCCGCCGGTCGGCGCGGAGGCGTTGCCGAGGACCGCGCCGTGCCCATTCGCAGCGACCGGCTGGGACTTTACGGCGTGGCCGACGTGGTGGAGATGCGCCCCGGGCCGGACGGACGGGAGATTCCTTATCCCGTTGAGTACAAGCGCGGTTCTCCCAAGGTCGAGGACTGGGACCGGGCACAGCTCTGCGCCCAGGCCATGTGCCTGGAGGAGATGCTTGGCGCAGTCATTCGGGATGGGGCGATCTTCTACGGCAAGCCCCGCCGCCGTGAGCGGGTGGTCTTTGACACCCCCTTGCGCTCGCTCGTGGAGCAAAGCTGCCGGGACATGCACACAATGGTCGAGACCGCACAGACGCCTCCTGCAACGCACGGCAAGCGATGCCGGGGGTGCTCCCTGAAAGGCGCGTGCATGCCCAAGACAGGGCAGGATGTGGAACGCTATCTGCTCAAGGGGCTGGAACCATGA